Proteins found in one Vallitalea guaymasensis genomic segment:
- a CDS encoding carbohydrate ABC transporter permease gives MDRHRMRILGKIGRNTLLAIYAIFALFPLLWMIIITFKSDTEMYTTTFFFKPTLDNYVEVLLKTNYFKAFLDNIIVSSGAVIISVIVGVPAAYALARYNFKRKEDLAFTILSFRFAPEILVILPLFMIYQQLGIYDTYFGLIWVYQLITLPLLIWVLRGYFEDISVEVEQAAQLDGYSWYHVFWKILLPLIKPGLVASALLSFIFAWNSFTFPLLLNGFKIETVTVASLKYIASDTVHYGQMAVASTIAALPEVILALIIQKHLVRGLSFGAVKG, from the coding sequence ATGGATAGACATAGAATGCGTATTTTAGGTAAGATAGGAAGAAATACTTTATTAGCAATTTATGCAATATTTGCATTGTTTCCACTATTATGGATGATTATAATTACTTTTAAAAGTGATACAGAAATGTATACTACCACTTTTTTCTTCAAACCTACTCTTGACAACTATGTAGAAGTATTATTGAAAACCAATTATTTCAAGGCATTCTTGGATAATATCATAGTAAGTAGTGGTGCGGTTATTATATCAGTAATCGTAGGTGTTCCAGCAGCGTATGCCCTTGCACGTTATAACTTCAAGAGAAAAGAAGACTTGGCTTTTACAATATTATCTTTTAGATTTGCTCCTGAGATATTAGTTATCCTACCATTATTCATGATATATCAGCAATTAGGTATTTATGATACTTATTTTGGCTTGATATGGGTATATCAATTGATAACATTACCTTTATTGATATGGGTGCTGAGAGGTTATTTTGAAGATATCTCAGTAGAAGTGGAGCAGGCGGCACAACTTGATGGTTACTCATGGTACCATGTCTTCTGGAAGATACTATTGCCATTGATAAAACCTGGACTCGTGGCATCTGCACTACTATCATTCATTTTTGCTTGGAATAGCTTTACATTCCCACTATTATTGAATGGTTTCAAAATCGAAACAGTTACAGTAGCTTCATTAAAATATATTGCTTCAGATACAGTACATTATGGACAAATGGCAGTAGCATCAACAATAGCAGCATTGCCTGAGGTCATATTAGCCTTAATCATTCAAAAACACTTAGTAAGAGGTTTAAGTTTTGGAGCGGTAAAAGGATAA
- a CDS encoding cache domain-containing sensor histidine kinase, producing MKKVTIRSKLFLSICLLTTLSLICISYVVYVLFFQTLKTNEIQYSIQSSNETKHNIELFLKLVTNTSTLLSSNEEILNELKRDISPNDTEKAMIENEVNTMLKNIISVNEFIKGIYIIGHDSQFFTSDWAIRENQLREKYDSMLNKDMSLEEFYTSIHPNTYHLFSELYVISYVKPVFQFPSGENLGTIIIDINYNYLEEIFTMSSIENSEKVIVINSKGETIFTFPYNVRLDNVIEENPQLLTLEKTKLNTKVFGKESIIVSQIIDNSDWKIITIRATDKIHKNTNYLGSMAITIFLVVIVISLIASFLVSNALTKPIKKLITKIKLVEQGNLNVRITVRSNDELGQLSTSFNNMIIKINELIKKILDQQKKKADMEFKILQAQINPHFLYNTLDSIKWLAILQNVDNISDMVTAIINLLKYNISKEDVSVKLSEEINSIKNYITVQNYRYGNIFKVIYSFEENTLDCIVLRFILQPIVENAIFHGFENLDDNGIIEIKAFIRDNNLVIEVTDNGTGMDEKTLDNIKNDKHLRKKFSGIGIQNIQERIQLYFGNEYGLSYSSQVGKGTKVTLTLPYQFSDN from the coding sequence ATGAAAAAAGTAACTATTAGAAGTAAATTATTTTTATCAATATGTTTACTGACTACCTTGTCATTGATATGTATCAGTTATGTAGTATATGTACTTTTTTTCCAAACCCTTAAAACCAACGAAATACAATATTCCATTCAATCATCAAATGAAACTAAACATAATATTGAATTATTCCTGAAATTGGTAACAAATACTTCTACTCTTTTGTCATCTAATGAAGAAATATTAAATGAATTAAAGAGGGATATATCGCCTAATGACACGGAAAAAGCCATGATAGAAAATGAAGTCAATACTATGTTGAAAAATATTATTAGTGTAAATGAATTCATAAAAGGTATATATATAATAGGACATGATAGTCAGTTCTTCACAAGCGATTGGGCTATCCGTGAAAATCAGTTAAGAGAGAAATATGATTCCATGCTTAATAAGGATATGTCCTTAGAAGAATTCTATACAAGTATTCACCCAAATACTTACCACCTATTTTCAGAATTATATGTTATCTCTTATGTAAAACCAGTATTTCAATTTCCTTCAGGGGAAAATCTAGGAACAATAATAATTGATATCAACTATAATTATCTTGAAGAAATATTTACCATGTCATCAATTGAAAACAGCGAAAAAGTAATTGTCATAAACAGCAAAGGTGAAACCATTTTCACTTTTCCCTATAATGTGAGATTGGATAATGTAATTGAAGAGAATCCCCAACTCCTAACCCTTGAAAAAACAAAATTGAATACTAAGGTTTTCGGAAAAGAAAGTATCATAGTTTCACAAATAATTGATAATAGTGATTGGAAAATAATTACTATCAGAGCAACAGATAAAATACATAAAAATACTAATTATCTGGGTTCTATGGCTATTACCATATTTCTTGTTGTAATCGTTATTTCATTAATTGCTTCTTTTTTAGTATCTAATGCACTGACTAAGCCTATTAAGAAACTAATAACAAAGATAAAGTTAGTTGAACAAGGAAATCTTAACGTACGGATTACAGTAAGAAGTAATGATGAGTTAGGACAATTAAGTACTTCTTTTAATAATATGATAATTAAGATCAACGAATTGATTAAAAAGATATTAGACCAGCAGAAGAAAAAGGCTGATATGGAATTCAAGATCTTGCAAGCTCAAATAAACCCACATTTTCTTTATAATACATTGGATTCCATCAAGTGGCTTGCCATATTACAGAATGTGGATAATATAAGCGACATGGTTACTGCTATAATCAATCTTCTGAAATACAATATTTCCAAAGAAGATGTATCAGTTAAGTTATCTGAAGAAATAAATAGTATCAAAAATTATATTACCGTACAAAATTATAGATACGGCAATATTTTCAAAGTAATCTATTCTTTTGAAGAAAATACCTTGGATTGTATAGTTTTACGTTTTATTCTTCAACCAATTGTTGAAAATGCTATCTTTCATGGTTTTGAAAATCTGGATGATAATGGTATTATTGAGATTAAGGCTTTTATAAGAGATAATAACCTTGTTATTGAAGTTACTGATAATGGTACTGGAATGGATGAAAAGACCTTGGATAATATTAAAAATGATAAGCATCTCAGAAAAAAATTTAGTGGTATAGGAATACAGAACATCCAAGAAAGGATACAACTATATTTTGGTAATGAATATGGATTATCCTATAGCAGTCAAGTTGGCAAGGGTACCAAAGTTACTTTAACTCTTCCTTATCAATTTTCTGATAATTAA
- a CDS encoding ABC transporter ATP-binding protein, whose product MAKLILKNVYKRYDNNKKKNKKQNDYAVNDYSLECKDGEFIGILGPSGCGKTTTLRMIAGLEDITSGDIFIGETKVNDLHPKERHIGLAFEDYALYPPLNVYDNIAFNLRAKKVNEEDIHKEIMRIAPILKVDDLLDSRPVGLSGGQKQRVNIARAIVRKPKLLLLDEPLSHLDGKMRQVLRTEIKRLHKEIKCTTIIVTHDQLEAMSLADRIAIMKDGKLQQFGSPLEVYDNPVNEFVAGFIGEPPMNLMTVDITKQDNELFFDFKGSDVRIGVPKRYQSIVKEGMTVKLGVRPTDLLIGNEASKGSKVKVAVFENLGEERRISIRVGQEFLTLITTEEIRYKQGDIIKLEVNAEKTHLFDIKSGERINP is encoded by the coding sequence ATGGCAAAGCTGATATTGAAGAATGTTTATAAAAGATATGACAATAACAAGAAAAAGAATAAGAAACAGAATGATTATGCGGTTAATGATTATAGCCTAGAATGTAAAGACGGTGAGTTTATTGGTATACTTGGTCCTTCAGGGTGCGGAAAAACAACAACTTTACGTATGATTGCGGGACTTGAAGATATTACTAGTGGTGATATTTTTATTGGAGAGACCAAAGTCAATGATTTACATCCGAAAGAAAGACATATTGGTCTAGCCTTTGAAGATTATGCTTTGTATCCACCACTTAATGTATATGACAACATCGCTTTTAATCTAAGAGCTAAAAAAGTAAATGAAGAAGATATACATAAAGAAATAATGAGAATAGCTCCTATATTAAAAGTAGATGACTTGTTGGACAGCAGACCAGTTGGTCTTAGCGGCGGACAAAAACAACGTGTCAACATTGCAAGAGCTATAGTGAGAAAACCAAAACTATTATTACTGGATGAACCCTTATCCCACTTGGATGGAAAGATGAGACAGGTTCTAAGGACAGAAATAAAAAGGCTACACAAAGAAATAAAATGTACAACTATAATTGTTACCCATGACCAGCTGGAGGCAATGTCCCTTGCGGATAGAATAGCTATCATGAAAGACGGTAAATTACAACAATTCGGGTCACCATTGGAAGTATATGATAATCCTGTAAATGAATTCGTAGCTGGTTTTATTGGAGAGCCTCCTATGAATCTTATGACAGTAGATATAACAAAACAGGACAATGAGTTATTCTTCGATTTTAAGGGAAGTGATGTAAGAATCGGGGTTCCCAAGAGATACCAATCCATTGTGAAGGAAGGTATGACGGTAAAATTAGGGGTAAGACCTACAGACTTGCTGATTGGAAACGAAGCTAGCAAAGGTTCAAAAGTGAAGGTAGCGGTATTTGAGAATCTAGGAGAAGAAAGACGTATAAGCATAAGAGTAGGACAAGAATTCCTTACCCTTATTACCACAGAAGAAATACGATATAAGCAAGGTGACATCATCAAATTGGAAGTCAATGCAGAAAAAACGCATTTATTTGATATTAAGTCAGGAGAAAGAATAAACCCATAA
- a CDS encoding ABC transporter ATP-binding protein, with translation MAHIELDNITKKFNKVTALNNISLEVKDKEFFVLFGPAGAGKTTILKTIAGIEFPNEGLVKIDKEIVNLIEPAKRNVSMVFENYALYPHISVYDNIASPMRSPLYKKDEEFIKKEVYRVASMMKIDHLMDRLPSQLSNGQRQRVALGRCLVREPNVFLMDEPLAHLDAKLRHFMRAELKEMQSSFNTTTIYVTHDYLEALSLGDRIGIINNGAIEQVGTADEVYYTPANEFVARLIGEPEINIFNVDLVNDNGKLKVNMLGQDRLFQLEDEVIGTLAKHDKEIVDLGIRGTNISYSLGKEDDDYIKGIVYSLEPIGNKSVLIVNVNDELIRLIAPNNLQAKLDSEIYIKIDMKNALFFDSEDKTFIIRNNQERLIKGMA, from the coding sequence ATGGCTCATATTGAATTAGATAATATAACAAAAAAGTTTAATAAAGTTACTGCACTTAATAATATCAGTCTAGAAGTTAAAGATAAAGAATTCTTTGTCTTATTTGGTCCGGCAGGTGCAGGAAAAACCACCATCTTGAAAACAATAGCAGGAATTGAATTTCCTAATGAAGGATTAGTGAAAATAGATAAAGAGATTGTTAATCTTATTGAACCAGCCAAAAGAAATGTTTCCATGGTATTTGAGAATTATGCACTGTACCCTCATATATCTGTCTATGATAACATAGCATCACCTATGAGAAGTCCTCTATATAAGAAGGATGAGGAGTTTATAAAAAAAGAAGTCTACAGGGTTGCTTCCATGATGAAAATAGATCATCTCATGGATAGACTGCCAAGTCAGCTGAGTAACGGTCAAAGACAGCGTGTTGCTCTTGGGAGATGTCTGGTTAGAGAACCTAATGTATTCTTGATGGATGAACCATTGGCACATCTTGATGCTAAGCTTAGACATTTTATGAGAGCTGAACTGAAAGAAATGCAGTCAAGTTTTAATACTACAACCATCTACGTAACTCACGATTATCTTGAAGCATTAAGTCTTGGAGACAGAATAGGAATAATTAACAATGGTGCCATTGAACAAGTTGGAACAGCAGATGAGGTCTATTATACTCCTGCTAATGAATTTGTTGCAAGATTGATTGGAGAACCAGAGATAAATATATTCAATGTTGATCTAGTCAATGATAATGGAAAGCTGAAAGTCAATATGCTGGGACAAGATAGATTATTCCAACTAGAAGATGAAGTCATAGGTACACTTGCTAAACATGATAAAGAGATTGTTGACTTAGGCATAAGAGGAACTAACATCAGCTATAGTTTAGGTAAGGAAGATGATGATTATATCAAGGGTATAGTATATAGTCTAGAACCTATAGGCAATAAATCCGTTTTGATAGTTAACGTAAATGATGAACTAATAAGATTGATTGCGCCTAATAATCTGCAAGCTAAATTGGATTCGGAAATTTACATAAAAATAGATATGAAGAATGCCCTGTTTTTTGATAGTGAAGATAAAACATTTATCATTAGAAATAATCAAGAGAGGCTGATAAAGGGGATGGCATAA
- the rpiB gene encoding ribose 5-phosphate isomerase B, with the protein MSIVIGCDEAAYELKEKIKAYLIEIGQEVEDYGVYDNEPVLYPDMAVKVAKAVKDGKFQRGILICGTGIGMAITANKVPGIRAAVCHDPYSAERARKSNNAQIMAMGARVIGAELAKQLVSIWLDSEFQYGGSLPKVERISEYEKEFQKSCS; encoded by the coding sequence ATGTCTATTGTAATCGGATGTGACGAAGCTGCATATGAGCTGAAAGAAAAGATAAAAGCATATTTAATAGAGATTGGTCAAGAAGTTGAAGATTATGGAGTATATGATAATGAGCCTGTACTATATCCTGACATGGCAGTAAAAGTTGCTAAGGCAGTAAAAGATGGAAAATTCCAAAGAGGGATATTGATTTGTGGTACAGGTATTGGTATGGCAATAACTGCTAATAAGGTACCAGGTATAAGAGCTGCTGTATGCCATGACCCGTACTCTGCTGAAAGAGCAAGAAAAAGTAATAATGCTCAGATTATGGCAATGGGAGCTAGAGTCATTGGTGCAGAATTGGCTAAACAGTTAGTATCTATCTGGCTTGATTCTGAATTCCAATATGGTGGTTCTCTACCAAAGGTTGAAAGAATAAGCGAATATGAGAAGGAATTCCAGAAAAGTTGTAGTTGA
- a CDS encoding response regulator, with amino-acid sequence MKKILIADDEFLVRVGLRTTINWEENGYIIVGEAKNGKEAIELFDKFDPDILLTDIQMPIINGLELIQILKDKKPSLKAVILTHYDDFSYAKEAISLGASEYILKSNLSPNNLLNILNKFNDELNIDERKSAVKKKVDKTAGYTYDERNLEKILTGKSDSKAEIKSLLRNSNITLGLQSFAVVTTEIYIDEVLASRYMDIKDLLKTVITVSSNTFLESKIPFFHFVKDNGITYLFNLDCNKDDVESKERIIYLIKKMKKSVQQFLDVCLNIGISEIDDDMSNLPALYEQTTIALQYSFFDDSQDIVLYNKEMNINHDKCPVIDSKILKKHIKTFSIKELDRYIYNIFEELYRYKNIHFVKDIFIDFLSQAKFISKELNMNRDKSLNENKFNYDNFEQLYSFEMVKKYVVDIYHEITKFNVTNKSNKYSYIISKVIEYIKDNYDKDIALSEVANYVQISKSYLSLLFKQETGINYSSFLTNMRIEKSKKFLLDSNYKIYEVAEKVGFDNPYYYSKVFKDITGMTCKDYRKLNM; translated from the coding sequence ATGAAAAAAATACTAATTGCAGATGACGAATTTTTGGTTAGGGTTGGACTTAGGACAACCATTAATTGGGAAGAAAATGGTTATATTATCGTAGGAGAAGCTAAAAACGGAAAAGAAGCAATAGAACTCTTTGATAAATTTGATCCAGATATTCTTTTGACAGATATTCAAATGCCTATAATTAATGGATTGGAGCTTATACAAATTCTAAAAGATAAAAAACCATCATTAAAAGCTGTCATACTCACTCATTATGATGATTTTAGTTATGCAAAAGAAGCCATTTCTCTAGGCGCCTCTGAATATATTTTGAAATCTAATTTATCACCTAATAATTTATTGAATATATTAAATAAGTTCAATGACGAATTGAACATTGATGAAAGAAAAAGTGCAGTTAAGAAAAAGGTTGATAAGACTGCAGGTTATACATATGATGAAAGAAATTTGGAAAAGATATTAACTGGAAAATCTGATTCAAAAGCAGAGATAAAATCATTATTAAGAAACAGTAACATAACCCTTGGTTTACAATCCTTTGCCGTAGTTACTACAGAAATTTATATTGATGAAGTATTAGCTTCTAGATATATGGATATAAAGGATTTGTTGAAAACGGTTATTACAGTTTCAAGTAATACTTTTCTAGAAAGTAAAATACCATTCTTTCATTTTGTTAAGGACAATGGTATAACCTATCTATTTAACTTGGATTGTAATAAAGATGATGTTGAATCAAAAGAGAGGATTATTTATCTAATAAAGAAGATGAAAAAGTCAGTTCAGCAATTTCTGGATGTTTGTCTGAATATAGGTATAAGTGAAATAGATGATGATATGAGTAATCTTCCTGCATTATATGAACAGACAACTATTGCATTACAATATTCTTTTTTTGATGATTCACAGGATATTGTGCTATATAACAAGGAAATGAATATTAATCACGATAAATGCCCTGTAATAGATTCTAAGATTCTAAAAAAACATATTAAGACTTTTAGTATAAAAGAGTTAGATAGATATATATATAATATTTTTGAGGAATTATATAGATATAAGAATATCCATTTTGTTAAAGATATATTTATTGATTTTTTAAGCCAGGCAAAATTCATATCAAAAGAATTGAATATGAATAGAGATAAATCCCTTAATGAGAACAAATTCAATTATGATAATTTTGAACAACTATATAGTTTTGAAATGGTGAAAAAATATGTTGTTGATATTTATCATGAGATAACTAAGTTCAATGTAACTAATAAATCAAATAAATATTCTTATATTATTTCAAAAGTAATCGAATATATCAAAGATAATTATGATAAAGATATAGCATTATCGGAAGTTGCCAATTACGTTCAGATCAGCAAAAGTTATTTGAGCCTACTCTTCAAACAAGAGACAGGAATCAATTACAGTAGTTTCCTTACTAACATGCGTATAGAAAAATCAAAAAAATTCTTACTTGATTCTAATTATAAAATCTATGAAGTAGCAGAAAAAGTTGGATTTGATAATCCTTATTATTATAGTAAGGTTTTCAAGGATATTACAGGAATGACATGTAAAGATTATAGAAAATTAAATATGTAA
- a CDS encoding ABC transporter substrate-binding protein, with the protein MIKSIWKRSLSFGLILVFLFSLTACGGKNSISTPNQSDDSTKKVKEEAKKTGFSWDMAKGEEIKILFNQHPYAEAVIKKIPDFEEKTGIKVDYSITPEENYFDKVTTSLNSRSGDPDIFMTGAYQIWEYAPPGYIQDLSEFIDDPNMTASDYNIDDFYSGILGALRWDLVPGHKTGTGPQWALPMGFEAYTLAYNKRIFEENGLKPPKTMEELLDVTTKLNEFDGKGTYGLALRGSRNWATIHPGYMSTFVNYGAKDFEIKDGKLVSMVNSKEAVEMTDMWAKLIRAGGSPSWSSYTWYQASADLGAGKAAMLFDADVVSYFQNPEGASKEAGNISWVSAPLPEGKTEVNSNLWTWALAMNKESKHKQAAWLFLQYFTGKEYSLWASVNAKVVNPARQSVFEHPDFVEVIKKADGYAEVFKETIDGTTIQFTPQPHFFETTTEWAATLQEIVAGKFGSTQEGMDALQKKINKTVEDIEVE; encoded by the coding sequence ATGATTAAAAGTATTTGGAAAAGATCACTTAGTTTTGGATTAATCTTGGTTTTCTTATTTTCTTTAACAGCTTGCGGTGGTAAAAATTCAATCAGTACACCAAATCAATCCGATGATTCAACTAAAAAAGTTAAAGAAGAAGCAAAGAAAACTGGATTTAGCTGGGACATGGCTAAAGGAGAAGAAATAAAAATTCTTTTTAATCAACATCCTTATGCAGAAGCAGTTATTAAGAAGATTCCTGATTTTGAGGAGAAGACAGGAATCAAAGTAGACTACTCTATTACTCCAGAAGAAAATTATTTTGATAAGGTAACAACGTCATTGAACAGTCGTTCAGGAGATCCTGATATATTTATGACTGGTGCATACCAGATATGGGAATATGCGCCTCCAGGATATATACAAGATCTAAGTGAATTTATTGATGACCCTAATATGACAGCAAGTGATTATAATATCGATGATTTCTATTCAGGAATACTCGGAGCATTAAGATGGGATTTAGTACCTGGGCATAAGACAGGAACAGGTCCTCAATGGGCACTTCCTATGGGATTTGAAGCTTACACTTTAGCATATAACAAAAGAATATTTGAAGAGAATGGATTAAAACCACCTAAAACTATGGAAGAGCTTCTTGATGTAACAACTAAGTTAAATGAATTTGATGGTAAAGGAACATATGGATTAGCTCTTCGTGGTTCAAGAAACTGGGCGACCATTCATCCAGGTTATATGTCCACATTTGTCAACTATGGAGCAAAAGATTTTGAAATAAAAGACGGAAAACTAGTTTCAATGGTTAACTCTAAGGAAGCTGTTGAGATGACAGATATGTGGGCTAAATTAATTAGGGCTGGGGGCTCTCCTTCATGGTCAAGTTATACATGGTATCAAGCATCAGCGGATCTAGGGGCAGGAAAAGCGGCTATGTTATTTGATGCAGATGTTGTTAGTTATTTCCAAAATCCAGAAGGAGCTTCAAAAGAAGCTGGAAACATTTCATGGGTTAGTGCACCATTGCCAGAAGGAAAAACAGAAGTTAATTCTAATCTATGGACTTGGGCATTAGCTATGAATAAAGAATCAAAACATAAACAGGCAGCGTGGTTGTTCTTACAATATTTCACTGGAAAAGAATATTCTTTATGGGCATCAGTGAATGCAAAAGTAGTTAATCCAGCACGTCAATCAGTATTTGAACATCCTGATTTTGTTGAAGTAATTAAAAAAGCAGATGGATATGCAGAAGTATTTAAAGAAACTATAGATGGTACAACTATTCAATTTACACCACAACCTCATTTCTTCGAAACTACAACTGAATGGGCAGCTACATTACAGGAAATTGTAGCAGGTAAATTTGGTTCAACACAAGAGGGTATGGATGCGTTACAAAAGAAAATAAATAAAACAGTAGAAGACATCGAAGTAGAATAG
- a CDS encoding MDR/zinc-dependent alcohol dehydrogenase-like family protein produces the protein MSNLPEKMKALVAYAPMDYRLEEVDVPRAGEGEIVIKLEACGVCAGDIKAYRGAPSFWGGEGNPAYIKAPMIPGHEFIGTIVEMGPNVKGDFKLGDRVISEQIVPCWECKFCKTGRHWMCQKHDVYGFQNNVNGGMAEYMKFPKESLNYHVPKDLPIEKAILIEPYACSKHCVDRGNIGNEDVVVLSGSGTLGLGMVGAIKQKNPKLLIVLDLKDDRLELAKKFGADMVMNPAKEDVIEKIMELTEGYGCDVYIEATGHPKSVQQGLEAIRKMGTFVEFSVFKDLATADWSIISDRKELNLFGAHLSPYCYEPVIEWIGNGKLPTEGVVTHKLPLEEWKKAFEIAEKGDNSLKVILMT, from the coding sequence ATGTCAAATTTACCAGAAAAGATGAAAGCATTAGTAGCTTACGCACCAATGGACTATCGCTTGGAAGAGGTTGATGTTCCAAGAGCAGGAGAAGGAGAAATTGTTATTAAATTAGAAGCTTGTGGTGTTTGTGCAGGAGATATAAAAGCATATCGTGGAGCGCCTAGTTTCTGGGGTGGAGAAGGAAATCCAGCATATATAAAAGCACCTATGATTCCTGGTCATGAATTTATTGGTACCATCGTAGAAATGGGACCTAATGTAAAAGGTGATTTCAAATTAGGTGACAGGGTTATATCTGAACAAATCGTTCCTTGCTGGGAATGCAAATTCTGTAAGACAGGAAGACATTGGATGTGTCAAAAGCATGATGTATATGGATTCCAAAACAACGTTAATGGTGGTATGGCAGAATATATGAAGTTTCCTAAGGAATCATTGAATTATCATGTTCCAAAAGACCTGCCAATAGAAAAAGCTATATTGATTGAACCATATGCTTGTTCAAAACATTGTGTTGATAGAGGAAATATAGGAAATGAAGATGTAGTAGTACTATCAGGTTCTGGAACACTTGGACTTGGTATGGTAGGAGCTATAAAACAAAAGAACCCAAAATTATTGATTGTACTAGACCTGAAAGATGACCGTTTAGAGCTAGCTAAAAAATTCGGTGCAGACATGGTAATGAATCCAGCCAAAGAGGATGTAATTGAAAAGATAATGGAACTTACAGAAGGTTATGGATGTGATGTCTATATAGAAGCAACTGGACATCCAAAGAGCGTACAACAAGGCTTGGAAGCCATAAGAAAAATGGGTACATTCGTTGAATTCAGCGTATTCAAAGACTTGGCGACTGCTGATTGGAGTATCATAAGTGACAGAAAAGAACTGAACCTTTTTGGTGCTCACCTTAGCCCATATTGCTACGAGCCTGTTATTGAATGGATTGGTAATGGTAAGTTACCTACAGAAGGTGTTGTAACTCATAAATTACCATTAGAAGAATGGAAAAAGGCTTTTGAAATAGCAGAAAAGGGAGATAATTCTCTAAAAGTGATTTTAATGACATAA
- a CDS encoding carbohydrate ABC transporter permease has translation MSTQNKTIVDINHYTKIPFLVKARPYLIMLPALLITIGILYPFGIAIYYSLTNFSFRSPTFKFVGFKNWSDMFLNRDFWHAVLVTGKYALFTTGSEMLLGLGIALLLSRASRFTKILKVVLIFPLMIAPVIATLIWQLMTNTSVGILEKFLNIFGIYNFPWASSAKTAMFTATVIDIWVYAPFVIILILAGIQSLPKSPFESAKIDGGSAWFTFKTLTLPMLKPYMYIALIFRLMASLQEFSIIFALTKGGPGDTLMNLSITGYNTGFAFLKLGKSLPYVLFLWIIIYVISKKLVGKWLKVQKNASGN, from the coding sequence ATGAGTACACAAAACAAAACAATTGTCGATATCAATCATTACACGAAAATTCCATTTCTAGTTAAAGCTAGACCTTATCTAATTATGCTACCAGCATTATTAATTACTATAGGAATACTATATCCCTTTGGTATTGCTATATATTATTCTTTAACCAATTTTTCTTTCAGAAGTCCTACATTCAAGTTTGTCGGGTTCAAAAACTGGTCGGATATGTTTCTTAACAGAGATTTTTGGCATGCGGTATTAGTTACTGGAAAATATGCATTATTTACAACAGGTTCAGAAATGTTATTAGGTCTAGGGATAGCGTTGTTATTAAGTAGAGCAAGTCGTTTTACAAAAATATTGAAGGTAGTATTGATATTCCCGTTAATGATTGCTCCTGTAATAGCTACATTGATATGGCAATTAATGACCAACACATCTGTTGGTATTCTAGAAAAATTCTTAAATATATTTGGGATATACAATTTCCCTTGGGCTTCATCAGCAAAAACAGCAATGTTCACAGCTACGGTTATAGATATCTGGGTGTATGCACCTTTTGTTATCATATTGATTCTGGCAGGTATTCAATCTCTACCAAAATCACCTTTTGAATCAGCAAAAATAGATGGTGGTTCAGCATGGTTCACTTTTAAGACATTAACACTGCCTATGCTCAAACCCTATATGTACATAGCTCTTATTTTTAGGTTAATGGCTTCTTTACAGGAATTTTCTATTATATTTGCGTTAACAAAAGGTGGACCAGGAGATACTCTCATGAACCTATCCATAACTGGATATAACACAGGATTTGCTTTCTTGAAACTTGGTAAGTCGTTGCCGTATGTATTGTTCCTATGGATCATTATATATGTTATCAGTAAAAAGTTGGTTGGTAAATGGCTCAAGGTTCAGAAAAATGCAAGTGGTAACTAG